One segment of Rhodopirellula baltica SH 1 DNA contains the following:
- a CDS encoding DUF1501 domain-containing protein, whose translation MNPLNDSVRLGLLQWQTRRHFLQNCSLGLAGMWLGSQANPVHGETAQAGDPAPMLAPHFPPKAKRVIFLHMAGGPSQLELFDYKPDLQQLDGKDTPASFLEGKRFAFIQGVPKMLGPQFPFAQHGESGAWVSDRLPHFQSVVDKVCFVKSMHTTQFNHAPAQLLLHTGSQNLGSASFGAWTMYGLGSENQNLPGFVVLVSGGKTPSAGKSVWGSGFLPSVHQGVQCRSKGDPVLYLSNPEGVSRIQRRRALDTLAKLNREMFEQTGDAEVLTRISQYEMAFRMQTSATEAFDLTQETADVHAMYGTNPGEESFANNCLLARRLAERDVRFIQLFHWGWDSHGAGANEAINKGFHDRCREVDQPMTALLKDLDQRGLLEDTLVVWGGEFGRTPMRENRGGREMKLIGRDHNPGAFTMWFAGGGIKPGVSIGHTDDIGYEAVENKVSPHDLHATLQHLLGIDHHKLTYMSQGLPQRLSNVTQPSRIVTDMFA comes from the coding sequence ATGAATCCTCTTAACGACTCCGTGCGTCTTGGCTTGTTGCAATGGCAAACGCGGCGCCACTTTTTGCAAAATTGTTCGCTTGGTTTGGCCGGGATGTGGTTGGGCAGTCAAGCCAACCCGGTCCACGGTGAGACCGCGCAAGCCGGCGATCCGGCACCGATGTTGGCACCCCATTTTCCACCCAAAGCCAAACGTGTGATCTTCCTGCACATGGCGGGCGGACCGAGCCAGTTGGAATTGTTTGACTACAAACCCGACTTGCAGCAACTCGATGGGAAAGACACGCCGGCCAGCTTCTTGGAAGGAAAGCGTTTCGCGTTCATCCAAGGCGTGCCCAAAATGCTGGGACCGCAATTTCCATTCGCCCAACATGGTGAAAGTGGGGCTTGGGTTTCCGATCGTTTGCCGCACTTTCAGTCGGTCGTCGACAAAGTCTGCTTCGTCAAATCGATGCACACGACCCAGTTCAATCACGCACCGGCACAGTTGCTGTTGCACACTGGCAGTCAGAATCTTGGCTCGGCGTCCTTTGGTGCGTGGACGATGTACGGCCTCGGCAGTGAGAACCAGAACCTGCCCGGATTTGTTGTTCTCGTCTCCGGCGGCAAAACACCGTCTGCCGGGAAGAGCGTTTGGGGATCGGGCTTTCTGCCTTCCGTGCATCAAGGCGTCCAGTGCCGCAGCAAAGGTGATCCGGTTTTGTACCTTTCCAATCCGGAAGGCGTCAGCCGCATTCAGCGACGCCGCGCTTTGGATACCCTGGCCAAACTCAATCGAGAAATGTTTGAGCAAACCGGCGACGCCGAAGTGCTCACGCGAATTTCTCAGTATGAAATGGCGTTCCGGATGCAGACCAGTGCGACCGAAGCGTTTGATCTGACTCAGGAAACCGCCGACGTTCATGCGATGTACGGCACCAACCCCGGCGAAGAATCGTTTGCGAACAATTGTTTGCTCGCTCGCCGGTTGGCCGAGCGCGACGTGCGTTTCATTCAACTGTTCCACTGGGGATGGGACTCCCACGGTGCTGGTGCCAACGAAGCGATCAACAAAGGGTTCCACGATCGTTGCCGTGAAGTCGACCAGCCAATGACGGCGCTGCTGAAAGATTTGGATCAACGTGGCCTATTGGAAGACACGTTGGTTGTCTGGGGCGGTGAGTTTGGACGAACGCCGATGCGAGAGAATCGTGGCGGTCGCGAGATGAAGTTGATCGGTCGCGACCACAATCCCGGCGCGTTCACGATGTGGTTTGCGGGCGGCGGAATCAAACCCGGCGTTTCGATCGGGCACACCGATGACATTGGTTATGAAGCGGTGGAGAACAAGGTTTCGCCCCACGACTTGCACGCAACGCTTCAGCATCTGCTGGGCATCGATCATCACAAGTTGACTTACATGAGCCAAGGCTTGCCGCAACGATTGTCCAACGTGACCCAGCCCTCACGAATCGTGACGGACATGTTCGCCTGA
- a CDS encoding PSD1 and planctomycete cytochrome C domain-containing protein, with protein MPSLSSRFPSPAGGNALARLLSNPRIGLRPPLDLERTVRITAVVLLSCFCPRFFVDQSAYAAEPADPDGQSLGDEAPVDFNSQIRPILVANCTSCHGGVKQAGDVSFIYPEQVLPPDGWIVEPGDPDASILIERITTDDADIRMPPPDEHPDPLSPEDIELLRRWIAEGAQWQNMWALTPLVPESSSADSKPEGSGESHWRTRPLDQIVLANLEAKDLAPSEEAPAEQWLRRASFDLIGLPPSEEQLTDFLAKLDSVSSPSEKETVYAAEVDTMLAKSHFGERWASVWMDLARYADSMGFEKDPHRDMWPYRDWLIQAFNADMPYDAFTIKQLAGDLLEDATAEDWIATAFHRNTQTNTEGGTDDEEFRIAALIDRVNTTWTVWQASTFGCVQCHSHPYDPIEHNEYYASLAMFNDTLDADLQDEYPTIRVPNDPSQLEHAIDVQRQVEELRHQRNAVGWNVAHTANWQSLAPASFQTTDGKLKQVDNQIVTDGGTFPPGTKYTVELDLEGLQTQLGEQPLSAMKLDILPLSDDPAQWPEQGSVLSELTAEWIDADGNATPVEWAGVIADAITGSTDPDDVLRGNASGAGEYPKLTGPRQTVLVMRDPSSWESLNEKSIKTLRLTMRQSHSTSGNVATPIRRLEWFATTDEEANQLLESDQWKQLTDSLAQARKEASQVKGPKLPIVFNRPTEAARETRVFVRGNWMERGEKVDPAIPVAFTQGTSVRPSDVNSRLELAQWLVSDDNPLTPRVWANRVWAQLFGIGLVETQEDFGSSGLQPTHPQLLDHLALRLRDEHHWHLKPFLRELALSSTYRQTHHVSKELQQADPRNQWLARGPRTRLTAEMVRDQALAVSGLLTEQIGGPSVMPPQPDGVWQTVYSGASWKTATGPERYRRALYTYWRRTSPYPSFLTFDSPTRDLCAPRRIATNTPLQALVTLNDPVYAECSKALVKQAAAVETEDANNSIESQIARMFVLVTQSQPTEWELHELKVLYDDLDETSGVPQGDGKLDVDQNALAIVASTILNLDKALTK; from the coding sequence ATGCCATCTCTCTCCTCCCGCTTTCCTTCGCCAGCCGGCGGGAATGCACTGGCTCGTCTGTTGTCCAATCCTAGGATTGGGCTTCGCCCGCCGCTTGACCTGGAACGCACCGTTCGGATCACTGCCGTGGTGCTGCTCAGCTGTTTTTGTCCAAGGTTTTTCGTGGACCAGTCAGCGTACGCTGCCGAGCCAGCCGACCCCGATGGTCAATCACTCGGTGACGAAGCTCCGGTCGATTTCAATTCACAGATCCGCCCAATCCTCGTCGCGAATTGCACATCGTGTCATGGCGGGGTGAAGCAAGCTGGCGACGTCTCGTTCATCTATCCCGAGCAGGTGTTGCCGCCGGATGGATGGATAGTGGAACCAGGCGACCCGGATGCATCGATCTTGATCGAACGCATCACGACGGACGATGCCGACATCCGCATGCCGCCCCCGGACGAGCATCCCGATCCGCTATCGCCGGAAGACATTGAGCTTTTGCGTCGCTGGATCGCGGAAGGAGCACAGTGGCAAAACATGTGGGCGCTCACGCCGCTGGTTCCGGAATCATCGTCCGCCGATTCGAAGCCAGAGGGCTCGGGTGAAAGCCATTGGAGAACGCGTCCGCTTGATCAAATCGTGTTGGCAAACTTGGAAGCCAAAGATCTCGCCCCGAGCGAGGAAGCACCCGCTGAACAATGGCTGCGGCGAGCTTCGTTTGATTTGATTGGATTGCCGCCGTCGGAAGAACAGCTCACCGACTTTCTTGCCAAGCTCGATTCCGTCTCATCACCCAGTGAGAAAGAAACGGTTTACGCAGCGGAGGTCGACACGATGTTGGCCAAGTCTCATTTTGGCGAACGTTGGGCATCCGTGTGGATGGACCTTGCTCGCTACGCCGACTCAATGGGCTTTGAAAAAGATCCCCACCGCGACATGTGGCCTTACCGAGATTGGTTGATCCAGGCCTTCAATGCCGACATGCCCTACGACGCATTCACGATCAAGCAATTGGCTGGAGATTTGCTCGAAGACGCAACCGCGGAAGACTGGATCGCAACCGCGTTTCATCGCAACACGCAAACCAACACCGAGGGCGGGACCGACGACGAAGAGTTCCGCATCGCCGCATTGATCGACCGCGTCAACACGACTTGGACGGTGTGGCAGGCCAGCACCTTTGGATGCGTCCAGTGTCACTCGCATCCATACGACCCGATCGAACACAACGAGTACTACGCGTCGTTGGCGATGTTCAACGACACGTTGGATGCCGACCTGCAAGACGAGTATCCGACGATTCGTGTCCCCAATGACCCGTCTCAATTGGAACACGCGATCGATGTGCAGCGACAAGTCGAAGAACTGCGTCATCAACGCAACGCGGTCGGATGGAATGTCGCTCACACAGCAAACTGGCAGTCGCTGGCTCCGGCATCGTTCCAAACCACCGACGGCAAACTGAAGCAGGTCGACAATCAAATCGTGACCGATGGCGGTACCTTTCCGCCCGGAACGAAGTACACCGTCGAACTGGATCTTGAAGGTTTACAAACTCAATTGGGTGAGCAACCGTTGTCGGCGATGAAGTTGGACATCTTGCCGCTCAGCGATGATCCGGCGCAGTGGCCCGAGCAAGGTTCCGTGCTCAGCGAACTCACCGCCGAATGGATCGACGCCGACGGCAACGCCACTCCGGTCGAGTGGGCGGGCGTCATCGCCGATGCGATCACCGGCAGCACCGATCCAGACGATGTCCTTCGCGGCAACGCGTCGGGTGCTGGCGAATACCCAAAGCTGACCGGACCGCGGCAAACCGTGTTGGTGATGCGAGATCCGAGTTCCTGGGAATCGCTGAATGAGAAGTCCATCAAGACGCTGCGATTGACCATGCGTCAGTCCCACTCGACATCCGGAAATGTGGCCACACCGATCCGTCGATTGGAATGGTTTGCGACCACGGATGAGGAAGCCAATCAGTTGCTCGAAAGCGACCAGTGGAAGCAGCTCACCGATTCGCTCGCGCAAGCCCGCAAGGAAGCGTCCCAGGTCAAAGGTCCCAAGTTGCCGATCGTTTTCAATCGTCCGACTGAGGCAGCACGAGAAACACGCGTGTTCGTGCGTGGCAACTGGATGGAACGCGGCGAGAAGGTTGATCCGGCCATTCCAGTGGCCTTCACCCAAGGCACGTCGGTGCGTCCCTCGGACGTGAACAGTCGTTTGGAACTGGCTCAATGGTTGGTTTCCGATGACAACCCGCTGACCCCGCGAGTTTGGGCCAACCGAGTCTGGGCTCAGTTGTTTGGAATCGGATTGGTGGAAACACAAGAGGACTTTGGATCCAGCGGTCTGCAGCCGACCCATCCGCAGTTGCTCGATCACCTCGCTTTGCGACTGCGAGACGAACACCATTGGCATTTGAAACCTTTCTTGCGTGAGTTGGCGTTGTCATCGACTTATCGTCAAACGCATCACGTCAGCAAAGAACTGCAGCAGGCCGATCCGCGAAATCAGTGGTTGGCTCGCGGGCCGCGAACGCGATTGACTGCCGAAATGGTTCGTGATCAAGCGTTGGCTGTGTCAGGATTGTTGACCGAGCAAATCGGTGGCCCGTCCGTCATGCCGCCTCAACCCGATGGCGTTTGGCAGACCGTTTACAGCGGTGCGTCTTGGAAAACCGCGACCGGTCCCGAGCGTTATCGACGGGCGCTCTACACGTACTGGCGACGGACGAGTCCCTACCCGAGTTTCTTGACCTTCGATTCACCCACGCGAGACCTGTGTGCACCACGGCGAATCGCGACCAACACGCCGCTGCAGGCTCTGGTGACGCTGAACGATCCTGTCTACGCCGAATGTAGCAAGGCTTTGGTCAAACAAGCCGCCGCAGTCGAAACCGAGGACGCCAACAATTCGATCGAATCACAAATCGCTCGCATGTTTGTGCTGGTGACACAAAGCCAACCGACGGAATGGGAACTTCATGAACTGAAGGTCCTCTACGACGACTTGGACGAAACCAGCGGCGTCCCCCAAGGCGACGGCAAACTTGACGTGGACCAGAACGCGCTCGCGATTGTGGCCAGCACCATTTTGAACCTCGACAAAGCACTGACCAAATGA